A single region of the Musa acuminata AAA Group cultivar baxijiao chromosome BXJ1-11, Cavendish_Baxijiao_AAA, whole genome shotgun sequence genome encodes:
- the LOC108951751 gene encoding glycine-rich cell wall structural protein 2-like, with amino-acid sequence MAGVTRVRLWALAFVALLGLQVALATRSLLGTSGGGGGGGGGGGGGGGSGAGGSGYGSGSGSGYGEGVGGGSAGGYGRGGGGGGGGGEGGGAGAGSGSGHGYGSGSGYGEGVGGGSAGGYGKGGGGGGGGGEGGGAGTGSGAGHGYGSGYGEGAGGGSAGGYGRGGGGGGGGGEGGGEGAGAAHGYGSGSGYGSGGGNGHY; translated from the coding sequence ATGGCTGGCGTGACTCGAGTTAGGCTTTGGGCTCTTGCCTtcgtcgctctccttggcctccaGGTAGCCTTGGCCACTAGATCCCTTCTTGGAACTAGCGGAGGaggtggcggcggtggaggaggtgGTGGCGGAGGTGGTGGATCTGGTGCCGGTGGGTCTGGATATGGCTCCGGCTCCGGATCTGGATACGGAGAGGGTGTCGGCGGGGGGAGTGCTGGAGGGTACGGTAGAGGCGGTGGCGGAGGGGGTGGCGGTGGAGAGGGAGGCGGTGCAGGTGCTGGCTCTGGTTCCGGGCATGGCTACGGCTCCGGCTCCGGATACGGTGAGGGTGTTGGTGGCGGGAGTGCTGGAGGGTACGGTAAGGGAGGAGGCGGTGGCGGCGGTGGGGGAGAAGGAGGAGGGGCAGGAACTGGCTCTGGTGCCGGGCATGGCTATGGCTCCGGATACGGTGAGGGTGCTGGTGGTGGGAGTGCCGGAGGATACGgccgtggcggcggcggcggtggcggtggcggagaAGGGGGTGGTGAAGGCGCCGGGGCTGCGCACGGGTATGGGTCTGGGTCTGGTTACGGCAGCGGAGGAGGAAATGGCCACTACTAG